A section of the Carya illinoinensis cultivar Pawnee chromosome 12, C.illinoinensisPawnee_v1, whole genome shotgun sequence genome encodes:
- the LOC122290242 gene encoding uncharacterized protein LOC122290242 isoform X1 translates to MEGHGDRGSSTLPFRLSAFAQPFNPQPSLNWVANSCQQPCRPSQDGSQSSDSSFSLVGSCPDLNLEGDSVLVDAPRNASKYCGHLSEMGIIDFPSDNPSGFDFDGQSIYSSCHPSLALQENGMSAVPYDSDFDAMLLTESSVPSYTQNLSGFDNQGSLVWKAGSKACGNFPKQALQKKVKVIAPQEKVIVTAPKQALHATKGLNPCGETSYNINKCGNLTVKILGGDNQMKSGGVEWETAESFPKPKSMVTPFKFSTSSDMCSAATLQNIPQVNADLPGINSLNNNGISSGCNPEELSGLNGCNPISLKKPHVLLNTKGKEVYLDKSLIENGDEIKGDKLISDDGLEPLCMVKSELQHHGIKPSVSVEISKTLDENDSDVDSPCWKGTNPCWQSPFGVSESVSSQCLEKTLKTSNILNPRAPHFFPSNAKGSIDYHHENECGISDFLSFDKGESSAVYFGNAGSTNVGSNHSGLSYGIDTECSIDINESKKEYSLVNNSRSSSLLNSSHIFQPSLVEDCCASNGRFVIGENAEHSLKGIKDVVHSGSTRVPVLAKEHDLGPSSSSGVGLLNDLNETHQSVSKSLSAPLKIDVQTLINAVRNLSELLVQNCSNGLYSLNEHEHDTIQLIIDKLHVLSRNRVGQGAPMPESIQRGTPYSPCKATEHCKSSSMQFRVAWTKTMSVPDEPENQNHHNGQKSCYTAFTEKGLNCFSSYSGVGVEKSDEIIQVISKGLTENHQIVEDMHPQALVYRNLWLEAEAALCGQKYRTCALSMKSNGMDGYETIKRRC, encoded by the exons ATGGAGGGTCACGGAGATAGAGGGTCTTCGACACTGCCGTTCCGTTTGTCAGCTTTTGCTCAGCCCTTCAATCCCCAACCCTCTTTGAATTGGGTGGCAAACTCATGCCAGCAGCCTTGTAGACCTTCACAAGACGGTTCTCAGAGTTCCGactcttctttttcattggTCGGTTCCTGTCCTGATCTCAATTTGGAAGGAGACTCGGTATTGGTGGATGCGCCTCGGAATGCCTCTAAATATTGTGGCCATCTGTCTGAAATGGGTATCATAGATTTCCCATCTGATAATCCCTCTGGTTTTGATTTTGATGGGCAATCTATTTATTCTTCATGTCACCCATCATTAGCATTGCAAGAAAACGGTATGTCTGCTGTGCCTTATGACTCGGACTTTGATGCAATGTTATTAACCGAGTCCTCGGTGCCTAGCTACACCCAGAACTTGTCGGGTTTTGATAATCAAGGGAGTCTCGTCTGGAAGGCAGGTTCAAAGGCCTGCGGGAACTTTCCAAAACAAG CCCtgcaaaaaaaagtaaaagtgaTAGCCCCACAAGAAAAGGTGATTGTGACAGCCCCAAAACAAGCATTGCATGCTACTAAAGGGTTGAATCCTTGTGGTGAAACTTCTTATAATATCAACAAGTGTGGAAACTTAACTGTTAAGATCCTAGGAGGAGATAATCAGATGAAATCTGGAGGCGTGGAATGGGAAACTGCTGAATCTTTTCCAAAGCCAAAGTCTATGGTCACCCCTTTTAAGTTCTCAACATCGTCAGATATGTGCTCTGCTGCAACTCTGCAAAACATTCCTCAAG TGAATGCAGATTTACCGGGCATTAATTCCCTCAACAACAATGGTATTTCGTCTGGTTGTAATCCAGAAGAATTATCTGGGCTGAATGGTTGTAATCCAATCAGCCTAAAAAAGCCGCATGTCCTGCTGAATACCAAAGGCAAAGAGGTCTACCTAGATAAAAGCTTGATTGAAAATGGTGATGAAATAAAAGGTGATAAGCTTATCTCTGATGACGGTTTGGAACCCTTATGCATGGTAAAATCTGAGCTGCAACATCATGGAATAAAACCCAGTGTTTCCGTTGAAATTTCTAAAACACTGGATGAGAATGACTCTGATGTAGATTCACCCTGCTGGAAAGGAACCAACCCTTGTTGGCAATCTCCATTTGGAGTTTCTGAATCTGTGAGTTCACAATGTCTTGAAAAGACGCTAAAAACCAGTAACATTTTGAATCCTCGGGCGCCTCATTTTTTCCCCAGTAATGCTAAAGGAAGTATAGACTACCACCATGAAAATGAATGTGGTATTAGTGATTTCTTATCTTTCGACAAGGGTGAATCCTCAGCTGTGTATTTTGGAAATGCGGGTTCTACCAATGTGGGATCAAATCATTCTGGATTGAGCTATGGAATTGATACTGAATGTTCTATTGACATCAATGAATCAAAAAAGGAATATTCTTTGGTCAACAATTCGAGAAGTAGCTCTTTGCTGAATTCTTCTCACATATTTCAACCATCTCTGGTGGAAGATTGCTGCGCATCTAATGGCAGGTTTGTCATTGGGGAAAATGCTGAACACTCTTTGAAGGGTATCAAGGATGTTGTGCATAGTGGTTCAACAAGGGTGCCTGTCCTTGCAAAGGAGCATGACCTCGGTCCATCATCTTCTTCTGGCGTTGGTCTTCTTAATGACCTTAATGAAACACATCAGAGTGTATCTAAGTCTTTATCTGCACCTCTTAAAATAGATGTCCAGACATTGATCAATGCAGTGCGTAATCTGTCAGAGTTGCTtgtacaaaactgttcaaatgGTTTATATTCATTGAATGAGCATGAGCATGACACAATCCAACTTATAATCGATAAGCTTCATGTGCTTTCCAGAAATAGGGTTGGGCAAGGGGCTCCAATGCCTGAATCAATTCAAAGAGGCACTCCATACTCTCCTTGTAAGGCTACAGAACACTGCAAG TCCTCCAGTATGCAATTTAGAGTAGCATGGACAAAGACTATGTCTGTTCCAGATGAGCCTGAAAATCAGAATCACCACAATGGGCAAAAGAGTTGTTATACTGCCTTCACTGAGAAAGGGCtgaattgtttttcttcatACAGTGGTGTAGGTGTTGAGAAGAGCGATGAAATCATTCAG GTTATTTCAAAGGGTCTGACAGAAAACCATCAGATTGTGGAAGATATGCATCCACAAGCTTTAGTGTACAGGAATTTATGGCTTGAGGCTGAAGCAGCATTATGCGGCCAGAAATATAGAACTTGTGCCTTGAGCATGAAATCTAATGGGATGGATGGATATGAAACAATCAAAAGGAG GTGTTAG
- the LOC122289155 gene encoding heavy metal-associated isoprenylated plant protein 30-like, with product MVTDRSRAFETFISAVAYCYYFCYRDNHKFSDNLNYNNMPRGRPLSLQTVELKVRMCCTGCERVVKNAIHKLRGIDSVEVDLEREKVTVVGYVDRNKVLKTVRRAGKRAEFWPYPEPPLHFTSSNNYFKDTTHEFKESYNYYKHGYNVGDRHGNIPVSHRGDDKVSNMFNDDNVNACCLM from the exons ATGGTTACCGATCGATCGAGAGCATTTGAGACCTTCATTTCTGCCGTTGCGTACTGTTACTACTTTTGCTATCGAGACAACCACAAATTCAGCGACAACTTAAACTACAACAACATGCCAAGGGGTCGACCCCTCTCCTTGCAG ACAGTGGAGCTCAAAGTAAGGATGTGCTGCACAGGGTGCGAAAGAGTGGTAAAAAACGCCATCCACAAGCTTAGAG GGATTGATTCGGTAGAGGTGGATCTAGAAAGGGAAAAGGTAACAGTAGTGGGATACGTTGATCGAAACAAGGTGCTCAAAACAGTGCGTAGGGCTGGAAAGAGAGCCGAGTTCTGGCCTTACCCAGAACCACCTCTGCACTTCACATCCTCCAATAACTATTTCAAAGACACAACCCACGAGTTCAAAGAGAGTTACAACTATTACAAGCATGGCTACAACGTCGGGGACCGGCACGGTAACATTCCCGTCAGTCACCGAGGAGACGACAAGGTCAGCAACATGTTCAACGACGACAATGTCAATGCCTGCTGCCTCATGTAA
- the LOC122290242 gene encoding uncharacterized protein LOC122290242 isoform X2, whose translation MEGHGDRGSSTLPFRLSAFAQPFNPQPSLNWVANSCQQPCRPSQDGSQSSDSSFSLVGSCPDLNLEGDSVLVDAPRNASKYCGHLSEMGIIDFPSDNPSGFDFDGQSIYSSCHPSLALQENGMSAVPYDSDFDAMLLTESSVPSYTQNLSGFDNQGSLVWKAGSKACGNFPKQALQKKVKVIAPQEKVIVTAPKQALHATKGLNPCGETSYNINKCGNLTVKILGGDNQMKSGGVEWETAESFPKPKSMVTPFKFSTSSDMCSAATLQNIPQDLPGINSLNNNGISSGCNPEELSGLNGCNPISLKKPHVLLNTKGKEVYLDKSLIENGDEIKGDKLISDDGLEPLCMVKSELQHHGIKPSVSVEISKTLDENDSDVDSPCWKGTNPCWQSPFGVSESVSSQCLEKTLKTSNILNPRAPHFFPSNAKGSIDYHHENECGISDFLSFDKGESSAVYFGNAGSTNVGSNHSGLSYGIDTECSIDINESKKEYSLVNNSRSSSLLNSSHIFQPSLVEDCCASNGRFVIGENAEHSLKGIKDVVHSGSTRVPVLAKEHDLGPSSSSGVGLLNDLNETHQSVSKSLSAPLKIDVQTLINAVRNLSELLVQNCSNGLYSLNEHEHDTIQLIIDKLHVLSRNRVGQGAPMPESIQRGTPYSPCKATEHCKSSSMQFRVAWTKTMSVPDEPENQNHHNGQKSCYTAFTEKGLNCFSSYSGVGVEKSDEIIQVISKGLTENHQIVEDMHPQALVYRNLWLEAEAALCGQKYRTCALSMKSNGMDGYETIKRRC comes from the exons ATGGAGGGTCACGGAGATAGAGGGTCTTCGACACTGCCGTTCCGTTTGTCAGCTTTTGCTCAGCCCTTCAATCCCCAACCCTCTTTGAATTGGGTGGCAAACTCATGCCAGCAGCCTTGTAGACCTTCACAAGACGGTTCTCAGAGTTCCGactcttctttttcattggTCGGTTCCTGTCCTGATCTCAATTTGGAAGGAGACTCGGTATTGGTGGATGCGCCTCGGAATGCCTCTAAATATTGTGGCCATCTGTCTGAAATGGGTATCATAGATTTCCCATCTGATAATCCCTCTGGTTTTGATTTTGATGGGCAATCTATTTATTCTTCATGTCACCCATCATTAGCATTGCAAGAAAACGGTATGTCTGCTGTGCCTTATGACTCGGACTTTGATGCAATGTTATTAACCGAGTCCTCGGTGCCTAGCTACACCCAGAACTTGTCGGGTTTTGATAATCAAGGGAGTCTCGTCTGGAAGGCAGGTTCAAAGGCCTGCGGGAACTTTCCAAAACAAG CCCtgcaaaaaaaagtaaaagtgaTAGCCCCACAAGAAAAGGTGATTGTGACAGCCCCAAAACAAGCATTGCATGCTACTAAAGGGTTGAATCCTTGTGGTGAAACTTCTTATAATATCAACAAGTGTGGAAACTTAACTGTTAAGATCCTAGGAGGAGATAATCAGATGAAATCTGGAGGCGTGGAATGGGAAACTGCTGAATCTTTTCCAAAGCCAAAGTCTATGGTCACCCCTTTTAAGTTCTCAACATCGTCAGATATGTGCTCTGCTGCAACTCTGCAAAACATTCCTCAAG ATTTACCGGGCATTAATTCCCTCAACAACAATGGTATTTCGTCTGGTTGTAATCCAGAAGAATTATCTGGGCTGAATGGTTGTAATCCAATCAGCCTAAAAAAGCCGCATGTCCTGCTGAATACCAAAGGCAAAGAGGTCTACCTAGATAAAAGCTTGATTGAAAATGGTGATGAAATAAAAGGTGATAAGCTTATCTCTGATGACGGTTTGGAACCCTTATGCATGGTAAAATCTGAGCTGCAACATCATGGAATAAAACCCAGTGTTTCCGTTGAAATTTCTAAAACACTGGATGAGAATGACTCTGATGTAGATTCACCCTGCTGGAAAGGAACCAACCCTTGTTGGCAATCTCCATTTGGAGTTTCTGAATCTGTGAGTTCACAATGTCTTGAAAAGACGCTAAAAACCAGTAACATTTTGAATCCTCGGGCGCCTCATTTTTTCCCCAGTAATGCTAAAGGAAGTATAGACTACCACCATGAAAATGAATGTGGTATTAGTGATTTCTTATCTTTCGACAAGGGTGAATCCTCAGCTGTGTATTTTGGAAATGCGGGTTCTACCAATGTGGGATCAAATCATTCTGGATTGAGCTATGGAATTGATACTGAATGTTCTATTGACATCAATGAATCAAAAAAGGAATATTCTTTGGTCAACAATTCGAGAAGTAGCTCTTTGCTGAATTCTTCTCACATATTTCAACCATCTCTGGTGGAAGATTGCTGCGCATCTAATGGCAGGTTTGTCATTGGGGAAAATGCTGAACACTCTTTGAAGGGTATCAAGGATGTTGTGCATAGTGGTTCAACAAGGGTGCCTGTCCTTGCAAAGGAGCATGACCTCGGTCCATCATCTTCTTCTGGCGTTGGTCTTCTTAATGACCTTAATGAAACACATCAGAGTGTATCTAAGTCTTTATCTGCACCTCTTAAAATAGATGTCCAGACATTGATCAATGCAGTGCGTAATCTGTCAGAGTTGCTtgtacaaaactgttcaaatgGTTTATATTCATTGAATGAGCATGAGCATGACACAATCCAACTTATAATCGATAAGCTTCATGTGCTTTCCAGAAATAGGGTTGGGCAAGGGGCTCCAATGCCTGAATCAATTCAAAGAGGCACTCCATACTCTCCTTGTAAGGCTACAGAACACTGCAAG TCCTCCAGTATGCAATTTAGAGTAGCATGGACAAAGACTATGTCTGTTCCAGATGAGCCTGAAAATCAGAATCACCACAATGGGCAAAAGAGTTGTTATACTGCCTTCACTGAGAAAGGGCtgaattgtttttcttcatACAGTGGTGTAGGTGTTGAGAAGAGCGATGAAATCATTCAG GTTATTTCAAAGGGTCTGACAGAAAACCATCAGATTGTGGAAGATATGCATCCACAAGCTTTAGTGTACAGGAATTTATGGCTTGAGGCTGAAGCAGCATTATGCGGCCAGAAATATAGAACTTGTGCCTTGAGCATGAAATCTAATGGGATGGATGGATATGAAACAATCAAAAGGAG GTGTTAG
- the LOC122289473 gene encoding protein transport protein SEC13 homolog B, with product MPSQKIETGHQDVVHDVAMDYYGKRVATASSDHSIKIIGVSNMASQHLATLTAHQGPVWQVAWAHPKFGSLLASCSYDGRVIIWKEGNQNEWTQAHVFNDHKSSVNSIAWAPHELGLSLACGSSDGNISVFTARPDGGWDTSRIDQAHPVGVTSVSWAPSMAPGALVGSGLLDPVQKLCSGGCDNTVKVWKLYNGNWKMDCFPALQMHTDWVRDVSWAPNLGLPKSTIASASQDGKVIIWTVAKEGDQWEGKVLNDFKTPVWRVSWSLTGNILAVADGNNSVTLWKEAVDGEWQQVTTVEP from the coding sequence ATGCCTTCACAAAAGATAGAAACTGGTCATCAAGATGTGGTGCACGATGTGGCCATGGATTACTATGGTAAGCGTGTCGCGACAGCCTCATCAGACCATTCAATTAAGATTATTGGGGTGAGCAATATGGCCTCTCAACATCTTGCAACCTTAACTGCCCACCAAGGACCTGTTTGGCAGGTGGCCTGGGCTCACCCAAAGTTCGGCTCTTTACTTGCTTCGTGTTCTTATGATGGGCGTGTGATAATCTGGAAGGAGGGTAATCAGAATGAGTGGACCCAAGCCCATGTCTTTAATGACCACAAGTCGTCTGTCAATTCTATTGCATGGGCTCCTCATGAACTGGGTCTCAGTCTAGCATGTGGTTCTTCTGATGGAAATATATCAGTTTTCACTGCAAGACCAGATGGTGGTTGGGACACATCAAGGATTGACCAAGCGCACCCGGTTGGTGTAACCTCTGTCTCATGGGCTCCCTCAATGGCACCCGGTGCGCTTGTTGGTTCCGGCTTGCTTGATCCGGTTCAGAAGCTCTGCTCTGGTGGTTGTGATAATACTGTGAAGGTGTGGAAGCTCTATAATGGGAATTGGAAGATGGATTGCTTTCCAGCTCTTCAGATGCACACAGACTGGGTTCGTGATGTTTCCTGGGCACCCAACTTAGGACTTCCAAAATCCACAATTGCTAGTGCCTCACAGGATGGCAAAGTTATTATATGGACTGTGGCCAAGGAGGGGGATCAATGGGAAGGCAAAGTTTTGAATGATTTTAAGACTCCTGTCTGGCGTGTCTCCTGGTCGTTGACAGGTAACATATTGGCTGTGGCTGATGGAAACAACAGTGTGACATTGTGGAAGGAAGCGGTCGATGGGGAGTGGCAGCAGGTGACTACAGTTGAGCCATAA
- the LOC122288905 gene encoding 60S ribosomal protein L9-like: MKSILSSETMEIPEGVKIKVKAKLIEVEGPRGKLTRNFKHLNLDFQLITDEEGKKKLKVEAWFGSRKTSAAIRTALSHVDNLITGVTKGYRYKMRFVYAHFPINASITNSNRSIEIRNFLGEKKVRKVDMLEGVSILRSEKVKDELILDGNDIELVSRSAALINQKCHVKNKDIRKFLDGIYVSEKGRVAGED, from the exons ATGAAGAGCATACTGTCTTCGGAGACGATGGAGATCCCGGAAGGGGTCAAGATAAAGGTGAAAGCGAAGTTGATAGAGGTGGAGGGCCCGCGCGGCAAGCTGACCCGTAATTTCAAGCACCTTAATTTGGACTTCCAGCTGATCACTGACGAGGAAGGCAAGAAGAAGCTCAAAGTCGAGGCATGGTTCGGCTCCAGGAAGACCTCCGCTGCCATTCGGACCGCTCTCAGCCACGTCGATAACCTCATCACCGGCGTCACCAAGGGCTACCGCTACAAGATGCGCTTCGTCTACGCTCACTTCCCCATCAACGCCTCCATCACCAACTCCAACCGCTCCATCGAGATCCGTAACTTCCTTGGCGAGAAGAag GTCAGGAAAGTGGACATGCTTGAAGGTGTCTCAATCCTTCGATCTGAAAAGGTGAAGGATGAACTCATTTTGGACGGGAATGATATCGAACTTGTTTCACGTTCCGCGGCCCTGATAAACCAG AAATGCCATGTCAAGAACAAAGATATCAGGAAATTCCTTGATGGTATCTATGTCAGTGAGAAAGGCAGAGTAGCTGGGGAAGATTAA
- the LOC122289475 gene encoding uncharacterized protein LOC122289475 yields MKNLLSSNPPLLKPNRFKSLNCHARKIMSSESVKPSQASLAEGEKQKQLDRGIREMVSAITRRVADLHTSDSIHHLQQQDDDDQDDHHGVRIVTLAGTNTGATLRSEMDEKAKSPHDGLLLGEPETLSAYVNSNFQAINNSIMMGGSYGTNDPGVHLDISHYFDNKGHRPDKNVKKGEEKP; encoded by the exons ATGAAAAACCTCTTGTCAAGTAATCCTCCTCTTTTGAAGCCGAATAGGTTCAAGTCCTTGAATTGCCAT GCAAGAAAAATCATGAGCTCTGAATCAGTTAAGCCCAGCCAGGCTTCATTGGCTGAAGGAGAGAAGCAAAAGCAACTCGACCGTGGTATCAGGGAGATGGTCTCTGCCATAACTCGTCGGGTTGCTGATCTTCATACATCAGACTCGATCCATCACCTGCAGCAGCAGGATGACGATGATCAAGATGATCATCATGGCGTAAGAATCGTCACCCTTGCCGGAACCAACACAGGAGCCACTCTTCGAAGCGAGATGGACGAGAAAGCCAAATCTCCTCATGATGGGCTTTTGCTTGGGGAGCCTGAGACGCTAAGCGCCTACGTGAACAGCAATTTCCAGGCCATCAACAACTCAATCATGATGGGTGGCAGCTACGGCACCAACGACCCAGGTGTTCATTTGGACATCTCGCACTACTTCGACAACAAAGGCCATAGGCCAgacaaaaatgtaaaaaaaggggaagaaaaaccTTGA
- the LOC122289474 gene encoding protein transport protein SEC13 homolog B-like — protein MPSQKIETGHQDVVHDVAMDYYGKRVATASSDHSIKIIGVSNTTSQHLATLTAHQGPVWQVAWAHPKFGSLLASCSYDGCVIIWKEGNQNEWTQAHVFNDHKSSVNSIAWAPHELGLSLACGSSDGNISVFTARPDGGWDTSRIDQAHPVGVTSVSWAPSMAPGALVGSGSLDPVQKLCSGGCDNTVKVWKLYNGNWKMDCFPALQMHTDWVRDVSWAPNLGLPKSTIASASQDGKVIIWTVAKEGDQWEGIVLNDFKTPVWRVSWSLTGNILAVADGNNSVTLWKEAVDGEWQQVTTVEP, from the coding sequence ATGCCTTCACAAAAGATAGAAACTGGTCATCAAGATGTGGTGCATGATGTGGCTATGGATTACTATGGTAAGCGTGTCGCGACAGCCTCATCAGACCATTCAATTAAGATTATTGGGGTGAGCAATACGACCTCTCAACATCTTGCAACCTTAACTGCCCACCAAGGACCTGTTTGGCAGGTGGCCTGGGCTCACCCAAAGTTCGGCTCTTTACTTGCTTCGTGTTCTTATGATGGGTGTGTGATAATCTGGAAGGAGGGTAATCAGAATGAGTGGACCCAAGCCCATGTCTTTAATGACCACAAGTCGTCTGTCAATTCTATTGCTTGGGCTCCTCATGAACTGGGTCTCAGTCTAGCATGTGGTTCTTCTGATGGAAATATATCAGTTTTCACTGCAAGACCAGATGGTGGTTGGGACACCTCAAGGATCGACCAAGCGCACCCGGTCGGTGTAACTTCTGTCTCATGGGCTCCCTCAATGGCACCCGGTGCTCTGGTTGGTTCCGGCTCGCTTGATCCGGTTCAGAAGCTCTGCTCTGGTGGTTGTGATAATACTGTGAAGGTGTGGAAGCTCTATAATGGGAATTGGAAGATGGATTGCTTTCCAGCTCTTCAGATGCATACAGACTGGGTTCGTGATGTTTCCTGGGCACCCAACTTAGGACTTCCAAAATCCACAATTGCTAGTGCCTCGCAGGATGGCAAAGTTATTATATGGACTGTGGCCAAGGAGGGGGATCAATGGGAAGGCATAGTTTTGAATGATTTTAAGACTCCTGTCTGGCGTGTCTCCTGGTCGTTGACAGGTAACATATTGGCTGTGGCTGATGGAAACAACAGTGTGACATTGTGGAAGGAAGCGGTCGATGGGGAATGGCAGCAGGTGACTACAGTTGAGCCATAA